A genomic window from Gossypium hirsutum isolate 1008001.06 chromosome D10, Gossypium_hirsutum_v2.1, whole genome shotgun sequence includes:
- the LOC107914807 gene encoding protein maph-9, which yields MANSFRTLSKTLTRSFSTKSSHHNHHQKTHKYLDPNSFLGSWKTPNDPKEAEKKLALLRRDYAKQVKNVRKEYIHEMELLRLEKLRKEEARKEAIRVANEERKRLKAEAAKVRAQERMVAEEEFRQTLLKERAEKLENWRMKRTLHENKKKEAKDLVRRRSSMWIEEQELESKIFSAIVF from the exons ATGGCGAACTCTTTCAGGACCCTCTCCAAAACCCTCACCCGCTCATTCTCCACCAAATCATCCCACCACAACCACCACCAGAAAACCCACAAATATTTAGATCCCAACTCCTTCTTGGGCAGCTGGAAGACCCCCAACGACCCCAAAGAGGCCGAGAAGAAACTCGCCCTGTTGCGACGAGACTACGCCAAGCAAGTAAAAAATGTACGCAAGGAGTACATCCACGAGATGGAGTTGTTGCGTCTTGAGAAGCTCAGAAAAGAAGAGGCTAGGAAAGAGGCTATACGAGTTGCTAATGAGGAGCGTAAAAGGCTTAAGGCTGAGGCTGCTAAGGTTAGAGCTCAAGAGCGTATGGTTGCTGAAGAAGAGTTTCGACAAACCCTG TTGAAAGAAAGAGCAGAAAAGCTtgaaaattggagaatgaaacgaACGCTACATGAGAATAAGAAGAAAGAGGCGAAAGATCTAGTGCGTAGAAGAAGTTCCATGTGGATTGAAGAACAGGAATTGGAGAGTAAGATCTTTAGTGCCATTGTTTTTTAA
- the LOC107915446 gene encoding serine/threonine-protein phosphatase 7 long form homolog, protein MPYLEQARFGSVALIWSSDLRFDLLSTLVEQWRPETHIFHFPCGECTVTLEDVALQLGLPIDRSPVTGVSSFTDPAALCYQLLGDPPEDGESYFSGLKFTWLKAKFRQLSATATKGELMCAARAYIMHIVGGVLIPDANNDKVHLMYLPLLADLSSVSSYSWGSAVLAVLYRELFRATNPDVVDIGGCLTLLQSWALYRMPFLASISHQPWSVRPGIEKSYTIPIYHLMIEQYAREEFIWTSYRTPKITDVVPSSAYVHSYIWCTNAPIINFNMVEWYHGNRVLRQFCCIQPIPNLSCEVGEVHGMNKRGKSMLDWGIKHRKFVALWKDRLHRRPQMVMATDSQPSLEYIQWYYSCGKPYILGGQS, encoded by the exons ATGCCGTACTTGGAGCAAGCCAGATTTGGGTCAGTAGCATTGATCTGGTCCTCCGACTTGCGCTTTGATTTATTATCTACGTTAGTGGAGCAGTGGCGCCCGGagacccacatttttcattttccgTGCGGGGAATGCACAGTGACCTTGGAGGATGTTGCATTGCAGCTTGGGCTCCCAATTGACAGGAGTCCCGTAACGGGAGTATCTTCATTTACCGATCCGGCTGCACTTTGTTATCAGCTCCTAGGAGACCCACCAGAGGACGGTGAGTCATATTTTTCAGGCTTAAAATTTACATGGCTGAAAGCCAAATTTAGACAATTATCAGCGACTGCCACTAAAGGTGAGTTGATGTGCGCTGCTCGAGCGTACATCATGCATATCGTAGGGGGAGTACTCATACCCGATGCAAACAACGACAAGGTGCATTTGATGTACTTGCCCCTATTAGCTGATTTGTCCAGTGTTAGCTCCTATAGCTGGGGCTCCGCCGTGCTAGCAGTGTTGTATCGGGAGCTTTTTCGGGCGACAAACCCGGATGTTGTAGACATCGGCGGATGCCTCACATTGCTGCAGTCCTGGGCGCTGTATCGGATGCCATTTTTGGCATCAATTAGTCACCAACC GTGGAGTGTTCGTCCGGGTATCGAAAAGTCATACACTATCCCGATATACCACCTTATGATCGAACAGTATGCCCGAGAAGAG tttatatggaCGTCATACCGTACGCCAAAAATTACAGATGTGGTACCCTCGTCTGCATACGTGCATTCCTACATATGGTGCACTAACgcaccaattataaatttcaatatgGTCGAGTGGTATCACGGAAATCGGGTGCTACGACAGTTTTGCTGCATCCAACCTATCCCGAATTTGTCGTGTGAGGTGGGGGAAGTTCACGGCATGAATAAGAGAGGAAAATCGATGTTGGATTGGGGAATTAAACACCGAAAATTTGTGGCGCTGTGGAAAGATCGATTGCATCGAAGACCTCAGATGGTTATGGCTACCGATTCGCAACCATCATTAGAGTATATACAATGGTACTATAGTTGCGGGAAGCCATATATACTTGGAGGCCAGTCGTAG
- the LOC107914808 gene encoding O-fucosyltransferase 1: protein MRRSGLHRQHGKQGAGGGGGGAKGIYTKLTIAVVVLLICTLSLLFSATIGGNRGSLEPSEINAEELWESAKSSGWRPSSAPRSDWPSPPRETNGYLRVRCNGGLNQQRSAICNAVLAARIMNAILVLPELDANSFWHDESGFQGIYDVEHFIQTLKYDVQIVESIPEIRQNGKTKKIKGYQLRPPRDAPIEWYTTVALKKMQEHGAIYLTPFSHRLAEEIDNPEYQRLRCRVNYHALRFKPNIMQLSESIVDKLRAQGHFMSIHLRFEMDMLAFAGCVDIFNLEEQSILKKYRKENFAEKRLVYKERRAIGKCPLTPEEVGLILHAMGFDNSTRIYLAAGELFGGERFMKPFRDLFPRLENHSSVDSSEELVTNTQGLLGSAVDYMVCLLSDIFMPTYDGPSNFANNLLGHRLYYGFRTTIRPDRKALAPIFIDRENGQTAGFEEAVRRVMLKTNFGGPHKRVSPESFYTNSWPECFCQVSPKNPADKCPPDNVLEVLDSRLENKVTSDPETLAEKNSTSRTER, encoded by the exons ATGCGGAG GTCGGGGCTGCATAGGCAGCATGGGAAGCAAGGAgctggaggaggaggaggaggagcaaAGGGAATTTACACCAAACTAACGATTGCCGTTGTGGTGCTTTTGATCTGCACGCTCTCGCTTTTGTTTTCGGCTACAATTGGCGGAAATCGCGGATCTCTAGAGCCTTCCGAG ATCAATGCAGAAGAACTTTGGGAAAGTGCCAAGTCTAGTGGATGGAGGCCTTCATCTGCTCCACGATCTGATTGGCCCT CTCCTCCAAGGGAAACTAATGGTTATCTTCGAGTCCGTTGCAATGGCGGTCTGAACCAACAACGCAGCGCG ATCTGTAATGCAGTTCTTGCTGCACGAATTATGAATGCCATACTTGTACTGCCTGAGCTGGATGCAAACTCCTTTTGGCATGATGAAAG TGGTTTCCAAGGTATCTATGATGTTGAGCATTTTATCCAGACATTGAAGTATGATGTACAAATTGTGGAAAGCATACCTGAAATCCGACAAAATGGCAAAACCAAGAAGATAAAAGGGTATCAG CTTCGCCCCCCGAGGGATGCTCCTATCGAGTGGTATACAACAGTCGCTCTCAAGAAAATGCAAGAACATGGTGCTATTTATCTGACTCCCTTTTCACATCGTCTTGCTGAAGAAATTGACAATCCCGAGTATCAACGGTTGAGGTGTAGAGTTAACTATCATGCTTTGAGGTTCAAGCCAAATATTATGCAGTTAAGTGAGTCAATAGTTGATAAACTCCGGGCACAGGGTCATTTCATGTCGATACATCTTCGTTTTGAGATGGATATGCTGGCATTTGCTGG GTGCGTTGATATTTTTAACCTAGAAGAGCAAAGTATATTGAAGAAGTATAGGAAGGAAAATTTTGCAGAGAAAAGACTTGTCTACAAAGAAAGAAGGGCTATTGGAAAATGCCCATTAACTCCAGAAGAG GTTGGTCTTATCTTGCATGCTATGGGATTTGACAATTCTACCAGGATATACCTAGCAGCTGGTGAATTATTTGGGGGAGAGCGTTTTATGAAACCTTTTCGGGATCTTTTCCCTCGCCTTGAGAATCACAGTTCTGTAGACTCTTCAGAGGAACTGGTTACGAACACTCAGGGGTTGTTAGGCTCTGCTGTTGATTACATGGTTTGTCTTCTTTCTGACATTTTTATGCCAACTTATGATGGACCTAGCAACTTCGCCAACAATCTACTAGGCCACCGCCTCTATTATGGTTTTCGGACCACAATTAGACCTGACAGAAAAGCTCTTGCTCCAATATTCATTGATAGAGAGAATGGACAGACAGCCGGTTTTGAAGAAGCTGTTAGGCGTGTCATGCTTAAAACAAACTTCGGTGGACCTCACAAGCGGGTGTCACCTGAATCTTTTTATACAAATTCTTGGCCAGAATGCTTCTGTCAAGTATCACCTAAAAATCCTGCTGACAAATGCCCACCAGATAATGTTTTGGAAGTTCTAGACAGCCGGTTGGAGAACAAAGTGACCAGTGACCCAGAAACCTTGGCTGAAAAGAATTCAACGAGTAGGACagaaagataa
- the LOC107914806 gene encoding alkaline ceramidase: MEGGLSSFWGPVTAAEWCEKNYVYSSYIGEFFNTISNVPCILLALIGLINALRQRFEKRFSVLHVSNMILAIGSMLYHATLQHMQQQGDETPMVWEMLLYFYILYSPDWHYRSTMPTFLFLYGVGFAMAHALLRFGIGFKVHYVILCLLCIPRMYKYYIYTEDASAKRLAKLYVATLFLGSICWLADRLFCKEISGWYFNPQGHALWHVLMGFNSYFANTFLMFCRAQQREWDPKVVHFLGFFPYVKIQKPKSQ, from the exons ATGGAAGGTGGATTGTCTAGCTTCTGGGGTCCTGTCACAGCTGCTGAGTGGTGTGAGAAAAACTATGTTTACTCATCTTACATTGGAGAGTTTTTCAACACAATATCCAATGTCCCATGTATTCTTTTGGCACTCATTGGCCTTATAAATGCGTTAAGACAACGATTTGAGAAGAGATTTAGTGTTCTTCACGTATCTAACATGATACTTGCCATTGGAAGCATGCTATACCATGCCACACTGCAACATAT gCAACAGCAAGGTGATGAAACACCGATGGTATGGGAAATGCTTCTATACTTTTACATCCTCTACTCACCGGATTGGCACTATCGAAGCACAATGCCTACTTTCCTGTTCCTTTATGGAGTTGGATTTGCAATGGCTCATGCTCTCTTACGCTTTGGAATTGGCTTCAAGGTGCATTATGTCATTCTCTGCCTTCTCTGCATCCCTCGCATGTACAAATACTACATCTACACTGAAGATGCCTCTGCAAAGCGACTAGCAAAGTTATATGTAGCAACATTATTCCTGGGGAGCATTTGTTGGCTTGCTGACAGGTTGTTCTGCAAGGAGATATCTGGTTGGTACTTCAACCCTCAGGGTCATGCGCTTTGGCATGTCTTGATGGGCTTCAATTCTTATTTCGCCAACACATTTCTGATGTTTTGTCGTGCTCAGCAGCGAGAATGGGACCCAAAAGTTGTTCACTTCTTGGGATTTTTCCCTTACGTTAAGATTCAAAAACCAAAGAGCCAGTAA
- the LOC107915448 gene encoding uncharacterized protein, with the protein MAPLKAPESDGFHALFFRASGISLEIICVSGLKMSLLKNRNLFIFQHISWAATEVVKVSSCWARQYESHLGGHKNNNQSSNFTNNSNHTWVYLSVGGAVGRDSGYAATGGVAHDHDENWIVGFTRFLGVCSLFEVEVWGILDEILILLNRGYTRIIIMTDNLEVTQNLIALDLEDSEITVLRRTQRIKQSEGE; encoded by the exons ATGGCTCCATTGAAAGCTCCTGAAAGTGATGGCTTTCATGCTCTTTTTTTCAGAGCCAGTGGGATATCCTTGGAAATTATATGTGTCAGTGGGTTAAAGATGTCTTTACTG AAGAATAGAAATTTATTCATCTTCCAGCATATTTCTTGGGCAGCAACTGAAGTGGTGAAAGTTTCTAGTTGCTGGGCTCGTCAATACGAATCACATCTTGGTGGTCACAAGAACAATAATCAAAGTTCAAATTTCACGAATAATTCAAATCACACATGGGTGTACTTATCCGTTGGTGGGGCTGTGGGTAGAGATTCTGGGTATGCTGCAACAGGAGGTGTGGCTCATGATCATGACGAAAATTGGATAGTGGGATTCACTCGCTTCTTAGGTGTTTGCTCTCTGTTTGAGGTTGAAGTTTGGGGTATCCTAGATGAAATCCTTATTCTGCTAAATAGAGGCTATACACGGATTATCATCATGACTGATAACCTTGAAGTCACCCAGAATTTGATTGCTTTGGATCTGGAAGACTCAGAGATTACTGTGCTTCGAAGAACTCAGCGCATCAAGCAATCAGAAGGGGAGTGA
- the LOC107914805 gene encoding uncharacterized protein, translating into MRIRVLFTCETRISKDIDISQREEQLAPLTAESYPEAKRDFESLVEGDFIADQESPTVEEEADVREEEVRVVVVNQKDEEENTEKEVTEKESAENIVNASEFVGATTDNLE; encoded by the exons ATGCGTATCAGAGTTCTTTTCACATGTGAAACCAGAATTTCTAAAG ACATAGACATTTCACAAAGGGAAGAACAACTTGCACCTCTCACTGCAGAAAGCTACCCTGAAGctaaaagggattttgagag CCTGGTCGAGGGTGACTTTATTGCTGATCAAGAGTCGCCTACTGTTGAAGAGGAAGCTGATGTGAGAGAGGAGGAAGTCCGTGTTGTAGTTGTGAACCAGAAAGACGAGGAAGAAAATACTGAGAAAGAAGTTACAGAGAAAGAATCTGCTGAGAACATTGTCAATGCATCCGAGTTTGTGGGTGCAACTACTGATAATCTAGAGTGA